A stretch of [Clostridium] innocuum DNA encodes these proteins:
- a CDS encoding DNA methyltransferase, producing the protein MDEHFIYIVLEIVSEIPKGSVATYKQIAELAGRERNARQVGKILSASSLYGEYPCHRVVNSAGRTAPDWNEQKDLLIDEGVTFKPNGNVDLKACQWKI; encoded by the coding sequence ATGGATGAGCATTTTATTTATATCGTACTGGAAATCGTATCGGAAATACCCAAAGGAAGCGTCGCAACCTATAAACAGATTGCGGAGCTGGCCGGCAGAGAGCGAAATGCCAGACAGGTTGGCAAGATTCTTTCCGCTTCCTCTCTATATGGCGAATACCCCTGCCATCGCGTCGTTAACAGTGCGGGTAGAACTGCACCGGACTGGAATGAACAAAAGGATCTCCTCATAGACGAGGGCGTGACCTTTAAACCTAATGGAAACGTTGACCTTAAAGCCTGTCAGTGGAAAATATAA
- a CDS encoding helicase, whose translation MTTMRCLDDNKTYTQYCSDIMNDQNRNYLIVKDVVKEFQNDGKIIILSERKQHLTVLYEMLKHMHIHVYVLTGERKTKERNEIIAKVRNFNNQEKFILLATSKLLGEGFDLPALSTLFLVMPISDESRIEQYTGRIHRNVEGKDMVKVYDYVDAHIPMLEGMFRKRLKQYQKEGYFLQEQNQIVEVSQLMYEGQSYKHVFLDDIKASSSEILIMNAHYELGKIKSYFDVMQEKAHQNVQLYVVLNDEQRQKEMLVRTIEGMGAAILYSNHSAHFVVIDKEIIWYSDMDFLGRAKKDGLSTRLKDPHLVNEIMKIAQDEQLQNIE comes from the coding sequence ATGACGACTATGCGGTGTCTGGATGATAATAAAACCTACACGCAGTATTGCAGCGACATTATGAACGACCAAAATCGAAATTATCTGATTGTGAAGGATGTGGTGAAAGAATTTCAGAATGATGGTAAAATCATTATCCTGTCAGAGCGTAAGCAGCATCTGACAGTCTTATATGAGATGTTAAAGCACATGCATATACATGTGTATGTACTGACTGGTGAAAGAAAAACAAAAGAGAGAAATGAAATCATTGCAAAAGTACGGAATTTTAATAACCAGGAGAAATTCATCCTCTTGGCAACTAGCAAGCTTCTTGGTGAAGGCTTTGATTTGCCTGCCTTATCAACGTTATTTCTTGTTATGCCGATTTCTGATGAATCCAGGATAGAGCAGTATACAGGAAGAATTCATAGAAATGTGGAAGGTAAGGATATGGTGAAGGTATATGATTATGTTGATGCTCATATACCTATGCTGGAAGGAATGTTTCGCAAAAGGTTGAAGCAGTACCAGAAAGAAGGCTACTTTCTGCAGGAACAAAATCAAATTGTTGAAGTTTCCCAGCTGATGTATGAAGGACAGAGCTATAAACATGTATTCCTTGACGATATAAAGGCGTCCAGCAGTGAAATCCTGATTATGAACGCGCATTATGAGTTAGGAAAAATCAAAAGCTATTTTGATGTCATGCAGGAAAAGGCACATCAAAATGTTCAGCTGTATGTCGTCTTGAATGATGAGCAAAGACAAAAGGAAATGCTCGTGCGAACGATAGAAGGAATGGGTGCAGCTATTTTGTACAGCAATCATTCAGCACATTTTGTTGTGATTGATAAAGAAATTATCTGGTACAGTGATATGGATTTCCTTGGAAGGGCAAAAAAAGATGGTTTAAGTACAAGGCTGAAAGATCCGCATCTGGTAAATGAAATTATGAAAATTGCACAGGATGAACAGCTGCAAAATATAGAATGA
- a CDS encoding HAD family phosphatase: MEKNIRLVICDIDSTLVTSERELTPRTRAVIHQLHAKGIYFGIASGRSLDELAKKAALWGISYPFDILIGMNGSELWDNLHQKEFSYFKMKKAWIKETMELMKLFDSNCFIYRDDCLLCERDDAQMRKSALTSDKHMVVVDSLSVMYEQENAKIMYRVKEDIVDEIEQYLNRHPSPYYKGFKTQPTLIEFADKRVSKAYALKKFCECNRITPEEVVAFGDTTNDNDMLAYSGLGVCMINGSDDTKAIADDITAYSNDEDGFARYMEDHFLK; this comes from the coding sequence ATGGAAAAAAATATACGTCTGGTTATATGTGATATTGACAGTACCCTCGTTACTTCCGAAAGAGAACTGACACCAAGAACGAGAGCTGTCATCCATCAGCTTCACGCAAAAGGAATTTACTTCGGCATCGCATCAGGCCGGTCATTGGATGAACTGGCAAAAAAAGCAGCACTGTGGGGAATCTCATACCCCTTTGATATCCTGATCGGCATGAACGGCTCCGAGCTTTGGGATAACCTTCATCAAAAGGAATTCAGCTACTTTAAAATGAAAAAGGCGTGGATCAAAGAAACAATGGAGCTGATGAAGCTCTTTGATTCTAACTGCTTTATCTATCGTGATGACTGCCTGCTCTGTGAACGCGATGACGCACAAATGCGCAAATCCGCCCTGACCAGTGACAAACATATGGTTGTCGTGGACTCTCTCTCTGTCATGTATGAGCAGGAGAACGCTAAAATCATGTATCGTGTCAAAGAAGATATCGTGGATGAAATCGAACAATATTTGAACCGACATCCCTCTCCTTACTATAAAGGCTTCAAAACGCAGCCGACCCTCATCGAATTTGCAGACAAACGGGTATCCAAAGCCTATGCACTGAAAAAATTCTGTGAATGTAACAGAATAACACCGGAAGAGGTCGTTGCCTTTGGCGATACGACCAATGATAATGACATGCTGGCATACAGCGGTCTTGGTGTCTGTATGATCAATGGCAGTGATGATACCAAAGCGATTGCAGATGATATCACCGCATACAGCAATGATGAAGACGGCTTTGCCAGATACATGGAAGATCATTTCTTGAAATAA